In one window of Armatimonadota bacterium DNA:
- a CDS encoding glycosyl hydrolase, translating to MNLTITFAIILALSCAAGAARGEVARVWVSSQDMKHTLAPGDPLPLVDKGAIPAARPVIEVAPQQTYQSILGLGASLEHTTCYNLSQLGPEKMDEVIERIVDPVNGIGMNLMRICIGTPDFTGEPWYSYDDMPPGKTDEKLEHFSIEKDKAYVLPVLRKALEKNPDLLFYASPWSPPGWMTSTDDMIGGHLLPQYYGAYARYFVRFIQAYAAEGIPIYAVTPQNEPGVNTRNYPARDWYPSCQWSLIVDEDNFWPVDFEAMGRNEADFITQHLGPALKQHGIAARIWCYDHNINNLWYPRNILGDPGAAQYVDGAGFHAYAGSPDALTGFHDEFPDKHIYFTEGSAPGVRGAMRIVSLFRNWCRSYNAWVIMIDYDGNPNNGPFRTTRTCIQPRRDGSGVDYHFEYYTYGQFMKFIKRGAVRIGSTEGTREFANVAFVNPDGEIVLVVVNQAATPTAFNVICGDRAFEASMPAQSVATFCWPQ from the coding sequence ATGAACCTGACCATCACGTTCGCCATTATTCTCGCGCTGTCGTGCGCGGCGGGCGCTGCGAGGGGCGAGGTGGCCCGGGTGTGGGTCAGTTCGCAGGACATGAAGCATACGCTCGCACCCGGCGACCCGCTGCCGCTTGTGGACAAAGGCGCAATCCCTGCCGCGCGCCCGGTGATTGAGGTCGCGCCCCAGCAGACCTACCAATCCATCCTCGGGCTCGGGGCGTCGTTGGAGCACACGACGTGCTACAACCTGTCCCAACTCGGGCCGGAGAAAATGGACGAGGTCATCGAGCGCATCGTGGATCCCGTGAACGGCATCGGCATGAACCTGATGCGCATTTGCATCGGCACCCCCGACTTCACCGGTGAGCCCTGGTATTCCTACGACGACATGCCGCCGGGGAAAACGGACGAGAAACTCGAACACTTCTCGATCGAGAAGGACAAGGCCTACGTGCTCCCCGTCCTGAGGAAGGCGCTCGAGAAGAACCCGGATCTTCTCTTCTACGCATCGCCGTGGAGCCCGCCCGGCTGGATGACCAGCACCGACGACATGATCGGCGGACACCTCCTGCCGCAGTACTACGGCGCCTACGCCAGGTACTTCGTTAGGTTCATCCAGGCCTACGCCGCCGAGGGCATCCCCATCTACGCCGTCACGCCGCAAAACGAGCCCGGCGTCAACACGCGCAACTATCCCGCGCGCGATTGGTACCCGTCCTGCCAGTGGTCATTGATCGTTGACGAGGACAACTTCTGGCCCGTGGACTTCGAGGCGATGGGGCGCAATGAAGCCGACTTCATCACGCAGCACCTCGGCCCGGCGTTAAAGCAGCACGGCATCGCCGCCAGGATCTGGTGCTACGACCACAACATCAACAACTTGTGGTATCCGCGGAATATCCTCGGCGACCCCGGGGCGGCGCAATACGTGGACGGCGCGGGTTTCCACGCCTACGCGGGGTCGCCCGATGCGCTCACCGGCTTCCACGACGAGTTCCCGGACAAGCACATCTACTTCACGGAGGGCTCCGCGCCGGGGGTGCGCGGCGCAATGCGAATCGTGAGCCTGTTCCGCAATTGGTGCCGCAGCTACAACGCGTGGGTCATCATGATAGACTACGACGGCAACCCCAACAACGGCCCGTTCAGGACGACGCGCACCTGCATCCAGCCCCGCCGCGACGGCTCCGGCGTGGACTATCACTTCGAGTATTACACCTACGGGCAGTTCATGAAGTTCATCAAGCGCGGCGCGGTGCGCATCGGGTCAACCGAGGGCACGAGGGAATTCGCCAACGTGGCGTTCGTCAATCCCGATGGCGAGATCGTGCTCGTCGTCGTCAACCAGGCGGCGACACCGACGGCGTTCAACGTCATCTGCGGCGACCGCGCGTTCGAGGCGAGCATGCCTGCCCAGTCCGTCGCCACATTCTGCTGGCCGCAGTGA
- a CDS encoding right-handed parallel beta-helix repeat-containing protein, translating to FGQYEKAEWRMPLRIVGCTNVKVYGLTLRDSGGDGIIVGRGGERAYCEDIHIKEVVCDNNYRQGISVISVDGLLVEDCVFRNTWGTPPSSGVDIEPDSADERIRDVVFRNCSFEDNYGDGIEVFLANLTADSGDVSIRFDNCRVTSKWGAGIRVTKIGDAGPGGLIEFVDCVVDSTEGYGIKVQDKSADRARVRFVNCAVRNAANNRGYAGAWAPVWLHLPGPKFAARFGGIDFVDCVVEDDHDRPAITFEETESDFGIADITGTITVANPHGVKHDLGRKQQGVTLVVKGSD from the coding sequence GTTCGGCCAGTATGAGAAGGCGGAGTGGCGCATGCCGCTGCGGATCGTAGGCTGCACCAACGTCAAGGTCTACGGCCTGACCCTGCGCGACAGCGGCGGCGACGGCATCATCGTCGGTCGCGGCGGCGAACGCGCCTATTGCGAGGACATCCACATCAAGGAGGTCGTCTGCGACAACAACTACCGCCAGGGCATCAGCGTCATCAGCGTTGACGGCCTGCTCGTGGAGGACTGCGTCTTCCGCAACACGTGGGGCACGCCGCCCTCCTCCGGCGTGGACATCGAGCCGGACTCCGCGGACGAGAGAATCCGCGACGTCGTCTTTCGCAACTGCTCGTTCGAGGATAATTACGGCGACGGAATCGAGGTGTTCCTCGCCAACCTGACCGCCGATTCGGGCGACGTCTCGATCCGCTTCGACAACTGCCGCGTCACCAGCAAATGGGGGGCCGGCATCCGCGTCACCAAGATCGGCGACGCGGGGCCCGGCGGCCTCATCGAGTTTGTGGACTGCGTCGTCGATAGCACCGAGGGCTACGGCATCAAGGTGCAGGACAAGTCCGCCGACCGCGCCCGCGTCAGGTTCGTCAACTGCGCAGTGAGGAACGCGGCCAACAACCGCGGTTATGCGGGCGCCTGGGCGCCGGTCTGGCTGCACCTGCCCGGGCCGAAGTTCGCCGCGAGATTCGGCGGCATAGATTTCGTGGACTGCGTCGTCGAGGACGACCACGACCGCCCGGCAATCACGTTCGAGGAAACCGAGAGCGATTTCGGCATCGCCGACATCACGGGAACTATCACCGTGGCAAATCCTCACGGCGTCAAGCACGACCTCGGCAGGAAACAGCAGGGCGTCACCCTCGTCGTCAAGGGATCGGACTGA
- a CDS encoding alpha-L-fucosidase, producing the protein MLTTRPTPGDTSWFVHDRFGLFIHWGLYALLARHEWVKHNEQIPDEVYDKYFKRFDPDLYDPRQWAAAAANAGMKYFVVTTKHHEGFCLWDSKLTDYNVTNTPYGKDLLRPMVAAFRERDMRVGFYHSLIDWHHPHYVVDPHIGPLRNRPDRDELNKSRDQMKYADYLHGQIRELLTEHRPDILWCDFSYPRPDGTGKGRQDWRSEELYQMIRKLSPNIILNDRMDLDEGWDIKTPEQYQPREWVRFEGQPVVWEACQTFSGSWGYHRDEASWKSVDQLVQMLIDTVSKGGNLLLNVGPTARGEFDERALSRLAGMGEWMKRHSRSIYGCTQAPDEFPTPQDCRLTYNPEKKRLYVHVFAWPFVRLHLDGFAGKVEYAQLLNDASEVGMSEADAKEPGPDGKPRNTLMLNLPVRKPDVTVPVIELYLK; encoded by the coding sequence ATGCTCACCACCAGACCCACCCCCGGCGATACAAGCTGGTTCGTCCATGACCGCTTCGGCCTCTTCATTCACTGGGGGCTCTACGCGCTCCTCGCCCGCCACGAGTGGGTCAAGCACAACGAGCAGATTCCCGACGAAGTCTATGACAAGTACTTCAAGCGGTTCGACCCCGACCTCTACGACCCGCGCCAGTGGGCCGCCGCCGCCGCCAACGCCGGCATGAAGTACTTCGTCGTCACCACCAAGCACCACGAGGGCTTCTGCCTCTGGGACAGCAAGCTCACGGATTACAACGTCACCAACACGCCGTACGGCAAAGACCTCCTGCGCCCCATGGTCGCGGCCTTCCGCGAGCGCGACATGCGCGTCGGCTTCTACCATTCCCTGATTGACTGGCACCACCCCCACTACGTCGTTGACCCGCACATCGGCCCGCTGCGCAACCGCCCCGACCGCGACGAACTCAACAAGTCGCGCGACCAGATGAAGTACGCGGACTACCTGCACGGGCAGATCCGCGAGCTGCTCACCGAGCATCGGCCGGATATCCTGTGGTGCGACTTCAGTTACCCCCGCCCCGACGGCACCGGCAAGGGCCGCCAGGACTGGCGCAGCGAAGAGCTGTATCAGATGATCCGCAAACTCTCGCCCAACATCATCCTCAACGACCGCATGGACCTCGACGAGGGGTGGGACATCAAGACGCCGGAGCAGTACCAGCCGCGCGAGTGGGTCAGGTTCGAGGGGCAGCCGGTGGTGTGGGAGGCGTGCCAGACGTTCTCCGGCTCATGGGGCTACCACCGCGACGAGGCGAGCTGGAAGAGCGTGGATCAGCTCGTGCAGATGCTCATTGACACCGTGAGCAAGGGCGGCAATCTGCTGCTCAACGTCGGCCCGACCGCGCGTGGGGAATTCGACGAGCGCGCATTGAGCCGCCTCGCCGGCATGGGCGAATGGATGAAGCGCCACAGCCGCTCGATCTACGGCTGCACCCAGGCGCCCGATGAGTTCCCGACTCCGCAGGACTGCCGGCTCACCTACAACCCGGAGAAGAAACGGCTCTACGTCCACGTCTTCGCGTGGCCGTTCGTGCGCCTGCACCTCGACGGCTTCGCGGGGAAGGTCGAATACGCGCAACTCCTCAACGACGCCTCCGAGGTCGGCATGAGCGAAGCCGATGCCAAGGAACCCGGCCCCGACGGCAAGCCGCGCAACACGCTCATGCTCAACCTGCCGGTTCGCAAGCCCGACGTCACCGTGCCCGTCATCGAACTGTACCTGAAGTAG